The following are encoded in a window of Mycobacteriales bacterium genomic DNA:
- a CDS encoding DUF4193 domain-containing protein has product MATDYDTPRASDDEATEDSIEELKARRDAQAGAVDVDEAELAESLELPGADLSGEELTVRVVPRQADEFTCSRCFLVRHRSQLADEKKGICRECAA; this is encoded by the coding sequence ATGGCAACCGATTACGACACCCCCCGAGCCTCGGACGACGAGGCGACGGAAGACAGCATTGAGGAGCTGAAGGCGCGCCGCGATGCTCAGGCTGGGGCGGTTGACGTCGATGAGGCGGAGCTCGCCGAATCACTCGAGCTTCCCGGTGCGGACCTGTCCGGCGAGGAGCTCACGGTTCGCGTGGTGCCCCGCCAGGCGGATGAGTTCACGTGCAGCCGTTGCTTCCTGGTGCGCCACCGCAGCCAGTTGGCGGACGAGAAAAAGGGTATCTGCAGGGAGTGCGCGGCCTGA